One stretch of Punica granatum isolate Tunisia-2019 chromosome 5, ASM765513v2, whole genome shotgun sequence DNA includes these proteins:
- the LOC116207369 gene encoding importin beta-like SAD2 homolog isoform X1 translates to MEADHIARLLSDTLSFDADVVRAATESLDRLSPLPSFPYHLLSIATGNGERGQKVAAATYLKNFTRRNLDGENPQSNVSKEFKDQLLRALLQVEPEILKVLIEVFRITANSEYVKRDSWPELIPELRLAIQNSDQISNRTDCGWKTVNAVTVLQALIRPFQYFLNPKVAVEPVPPQLELIADEIIVPLLSVFHNILDKVKAARGTKGVDLEKILLLVCKCIYFAVRSHMPSCLAPHVASFCHDLFGILDSLSFDTVVSFGDEHSLRLKTAKRCLLIFCALITRHRKHSDKLMADMINCALKIVKHSSIVSRLDFQSERIISLAFDVISHVLETGPGWRLVSPHFSSLLDSAIFPTLVMNEKDISEWEEDADEYIRKNLPSDLEEISGWRDDLFSARKSATNLLGVISMSKGPPGGNSSSASSSLLKRKKGEKSKRTNQRSSMGELLVLPFLSKFPLPTAANASQLQVLNNYFGVLMAYGGLSDFLREQNPGFTPTLLRSRLLPLYTIPEQVPYLIASANWVLGELASCLPDEMSSDIYSSLLKALAMVDTADTTCYPVRVSAAGAISQLLENDYQPSEWMPLLNIVIGRIGYEDEESCILFKLLSSVVESGNENVTVHIPDIISSLVGAIVKYLPPNMEPWPQVVEQGFEALAVIVHSWESCVVEESGEGESNEKWASGQATIGRAFSALLQEAWLKPKQTSGQEIQISAPPSCIDDSSTLLKSIMLSVTGTNIITEFKVSELLSVWADLIADWHAWEESEDLSVFDCIKEAVSLYTKYGLPDFLTKRTPPPPAPPVPRGSIIEGIGAFITEAIAQYPSATWRASSCVHLLLHLPSYASELDVKQSLAISFSQAAFSHFREIRTRPSAMWRPLLLVISSCYLYYPDVVERILNKIEDGGFAVWASALSSLASSSFEPKLSRASELKLLVMALGKVVERFLEQGEPGNGLVNDCSNSLLEATVQLKEVQEGMEDEEDEDVDEEEDDNYSEDEDSDDEDDEDSEIDELEETQEEFLDRYARAAVDLENGLVVEEGDVEDQEYEPELGCLEEVDIQRAVFSLIARHRDVLIKGQVLQSQIISNFLNAFPEQSKMFIYSA, encoded by the exons ATGGAGGCGGATCACATTGCTCGGCTGCTGAGCGACACTCTCAGCTTCGACGCCGACGTCGTCCGCGCTGCAACCGAATCTCTGGACCGCTTGTCTCCTCTCCCGAGCTTCCCCTACCACCTCCTCTCCATCGCCACCG GAAATGGAGAGCGAGGCCAGAAGGTAGCTGCTGCTACATACCTTAAGAATTTCACTCGGAGAAACCTAGATGGTGAGAATCCACAGTCAAATGTGAGTAAGGAGTTCAAGGACCAGCTTCTACGGGCTTTGCTTCAAGTGGAACCGGAAATTTTGAAGGTTTTGATAGAAGTG TTCAGGATAACTGCTAATTCAGAGTATGTTAAGCGAGATTCGTGGCCTGAACTCATACCTGAACTGCGTCTGGCTATTCAAAACAGTGATCAAATTAGTAACCGTACAGATTGTGGGTGGAAAACTGTAAACGCCGTCACAGTTCTCCAAGCTCTTATCAGGCCTTTCCAG TACTTCTTAAATCCCAAAGTTGCTGTGGAGCCAGTGCCGCCTCAGCTGGAGTTGATTGCAGATGAAATAATTGTGCCATTGCTCTCCGTTTTCCATAATATTCTGGACAAG GTCAAAGCTGCTCGTGGTACAAAAGGGGTAGATTTGGAGAAAATCCTCCTCCTTGTATGcaaatgcatatattttgct GTGAGATCGCATATGCCGTCTTGTTTGGCTCCTCACGTGGCTTCGTTTTGTCATGATTTATTCGGGATCCTGGACTCTTTATCTTTTGATACTGTGGTGTCATTCGGGGATGAGCACTCGCTGAGGTTGAAAACTGCAAAGAGGTGTTTACTGATTTTCTGTGCCTTGATAACCCGGCATCGAAAACACTCTGACAA GTTGATGGCAGACATGATCAATTGTGCTTTGAAAATTGTTAAGCACAGCTCAATCGTCAGT AGACTCGATTTCCAGTCAGAAAGGATAATATCACTTGCCTTCGATGTCATTTCACATGTTCTAGAAACTGGTCCA GGCTGGAGATTAGTTTCCCCTCACTTCTCATCTTTGTTGGACTCTGCAATTTTCCCAACATTGGTAATGAATGAAAAG GATATCTCGGAGTGGGAAGAAGATGCAGATGAGTACATTAGGAAGAATCTTCCATCTGATCTG GAGGAAATTTCTGGATGGAGGGATGATTTATTCTCAGCGAGGAAAAGTGCAACAAACTTACTTGGTGTTATATCAATGTCAAAG GGTCCTCCAGGTGGAAATTCAAGTagtgcttcttcttctttgttgAAACGTAAAAAGGGTGAAAAGAGCAAGAGAACTAACCAGCGCTCTTCCATGGGGGAGCTTTTGGTGCTTCCATTTTTGTCCAAGTTCCCCCTTCCCACTGCTGCTAATGCATCGCAGTTGCAAGTTTTGAATAA TTATTTTGGTGTTCTAATGGCATATGGTGGCCTGTCAGAT TTTCTTAGGGAGCAGAATCCCGGATTCACGCCAACTCTGCTTCGAAGTAGGCTGCTGCCGCTGTATACAATACCGGAGCAGGTACCTTATTTGATTGCCTCTGCAAACTGGGTGCTTGGAGAACTTGCATCCTGTCTACCTGAT GAGATGAGCTCAGATATATATTCCTCATTACTGAAGGCATTGGCTATGGTAGACACGGCAGATACTACTTGTTATCCTGTTAGAGTTTCTGCTGCTGGGGCAATTTCTCAACTACTTGAA AATGATTACCAGCCATCTGAATGGATGCCACTGCTCAACATAGTAATTGGTAGAATTGGATATGAGGATGAGGAAAGCTGTATCTTGTTTAAACTTCTTAGTTCTGTGGTAGAATCTGGGAATGAGAATGTCACCGTTCATATCCCTGATATAATTTCATCACTGGTTGGAGCAATAGTGAAGTATTTACCTCCTAACATGGAGCCATGGCCTCAA GTGGTTGAACAAGGTTTTGAAGCTTTGGCCGTGATCGTTCATTCTTGGGAGAGTTGTGTGGTCGAAGAAAGTGGTGAGGGTGAATCCAATGAGAAGTGGGCATCTGGTCAAGCTACCATTGGTAGAGCTTTCTCTGCTCTCTTGCAAGAGGCTTGGCTTAAACCAAAGCAAACTTCG GGTCAGGAGATCCAGATTTCTGCGCCTCCATCATGCATAGATGATTCATCAACACTGCTAAAGTCTATCATGCTTTCTGTGACTGGAACCAACATAATTACGGAATTTAAAGTGTCAGAATTGTTGTCAGTATGGGCTGATCTGATAGCAGATTGGCATGCTTGGGAGGAATCAGAGGACTTATCAGTCTTCGACTGCATCAAAGAGGCTGTCAGTCTATATACCAAGTATGGGCTGCCTGATTTCTTAACTAAACGGACACCGCCCCCTCCTGCGCCACCAGTCCCAAGAGGATCCATCATTGAGGGCATTGGTGCTTTTATCACTGAGGCCATTGCTCAGTATCCATCTGCTACCTGGAGAGCAAGCTCGTGTGTGCATCTGCTACTTCACTTGCCAAGTTATGCATCTGAATTAGATGTGAAGCAGTCGCTAGCAATATCTTTCAGCCAAGCAGCATTTTCTCATTTCAGGGAGATCCGAACCAGACCTTCTGCAATGTGGAGGCCTTTATTGCTTGTCATATCATCATGCTATTTGTATTACCCTGACGTAGTGGAACGGATTTTGAATAAGATTGAAGATGGAGGATTTGCTGTGTGGGCATCTGCATTGTCTTCTCTTGCATCTAGCTCTTTTGAGCCTAAACTATCGCGAGCATCGGAGTTGAAGTTACTTG TAATGGCTTTGGGGAAGGTCGTTGAGAGGTTTCTGGAACAGGGGGAACCAGGGAATGGATTGGTAAATGACTGTTCCAATTCTCTGCTAGAGGCAACTGTTCAGTTGAAGGAAGTGCAGGAAGGAATGGAAGATGAGGAAGACGAGGATGtggacgaagaagaagatgataatTACAGTGAGGATGAGGATTCTGATGACGAAGATGATGAG GACTCTGAGATCGACGAGCTTGAAGAAACCCAAGAAGAATTCCTTGATAGATATGCCAGAGCTGCTGTCGATCTTGAAAATGGCTTAGTTGTCGAAGAGGGAGATGTGGAAGATCAAGAATATGAGCCTGAATTAG GTTGTTTGGAGGAGGTGGATATTCAAAGAGCAGTCTTTTCATTGATAGCGAGGCATCGCGATGTTCTTATAAAGGGTCAGGTATTGCAATCTCAGATCATTTCAAACTTCCTAAATGCCTTTCCTGAGCAGAGtaaaatgtttatttattcTGCATGA